CAGGCTTAATGGCATGAATGCCTTCGAAAGCAGTGGTTCCAGGAACCATGGTATGCATCAACTGATTTAAGGTTGCTCGGCGGCTGAGTTTTTTAGGGACATCTGGGTGTGCCAGTAAAACTTTGACTTCAGAACCGAAGTAGAGGTTTTTGCCGCTGTTATAATAAAACAGTGGACGTATGCCAAAGCGGTCTCTGGCCAAAGCTAAAGTTTGTTTCTCGTGATCAAAAAGAGAGAAGGCAAATTCACCTCGGAGATATTGCATGAAATCTAGACCATGTTTTTTGTATAGAGGCATGATGATTTCACTGTCGGATTTGGTGCTAAATTCATAGCCTTCGGTCATCAACTTAGAGCGGATGTGTTTATAGTTGTAAATTTCTCCATTGACGACTAGGGATAATGTTTTGTTTGGATTGTGAAGGGGCTGCGCGCCGGTGTTGAGGTCTATAATCGTCAAGCGTGCATGCCCTAAAGCTAGGCCTAAATCTCGATTGAAATAGGTTCCCTTGCCGTCTGGTCCACGGTGCTCTTGTGAGCGAAGCATGCCATTAAGTTGTTGATCGGCTTGATCACCAAGTTTGTTGCCAAAGGGCTTCCAGAATCCTGCTATTCCACACATGTCTATATCCTAGCTAAAGCTACTTGGGTTCCGTAATAAGTGGTTCGGGGAGATGACCAAGGCGCCCGAATACACTAGTCAGTAGGGCCTGTCGCATGAAAACAGCTCCATGAGCTTGCGTCCAATAAAGATTGTGTGAGGTATGATCAAGTGAGGTGTCTAGCTCATCAAGTCTTGCTAAGGGGTGTAAAATAACGGCGTTTTTTTTCAAGTTACTTTCAGAACTTAGTTTGAAACGGGCATCCATGTTCTTATAGCTGTCACCCAAAAAGGCGATAGAATTCATGTAAATGACATCAAGTTTGGGCAGTCGATCTTGAATGTCGCTAATGACCTCATATTGAATACCTGCTTTGTTTAAACATATGAGTGTTTCCTCTCCGAAAGGGTCGGCCATTTCCGAGATTACCGTGATTTTAGATATGTGCTCCCGGAATAGTAAAGACATCAGAAGGAAACTTTTAACAGCCCGCATACTTCCTGGAGTGCCAAGGATACCTAAGTGGATTTTGGATTTGATTTGATCGGTGGCAAGTGCAGGCCTCCACTTCAATAGTGCATACCAGTCAGCAAGTGCTTGAGTAGGATGTTCTCCAGTCCCATTACCTGCGTTGATAAATGGG
This portion of the Verrucomicrobiota bacterium genome encodes:
- a CDS encoding aspartate carbamoyltransferase, yielding MTKEDLKPNQLRDVINPPNDSESLYPEPKKLHRKRTVDFEILKNLAGRSIVNIGDFTRLEVIELCRLASMLESVEISPYKPLDGKIVITAFFEASTRTRTSFESSVLRLDGKIISIPDGQLTGTKKGESLEDIGEMFNAYGDLVIMRHTETNAPERLMQNLRIPFINAGNGTGEHPTQALADWYALLKWRPALATDQIKSKIHLGILGTPGSMRAVKSFLLMSLLFREHISKITVISEMADPFGEETLICLNKAGIQYEVISDIQDRLPKLDVIYMNSIAFLGDSYKNMDARFKLSSESNLKKNAVILHPLARLDELDTSLDHTSHNLYWTQAHGAVFMRQALLTSVFGRLGHLPEPLITEPK